The window caataaCTGTTAACCGACCAATTAACCCTTAATTGGtcgattaataaaattgttataaacctttgaaaaagcaatataatctatatagcCAAAACGACTATAAACATGCTTAGGTGTTTTAAATAGACAATCCAATAAACATTACTATAAAAGGATAAGTTCAAGCGTTTTAAAggtaattttgaaagaaatatcgttattttaaattgcggCAATGATCGTCAGTCCCGGCGGCCATAATGGTAATGGCAATGGCGCAGTGTCCAACCAACGCGAGCGATGGTTTGTGCCAGTTTCGAATGCAAAATTcgatatttgaatttcaaaacACCAATGGCGGACTTTCGAAGAGTTGTAGAAATAAGTCATGATTCTTtccttttgaaataaaacaagttgATTTCCTTCAGACATCTGTATGCCAATCTTGTTGCAAGTAGTTTGGTTCTTCTTGGTATCTTATTTTTGAAGTATTGActatatgatttatatattttacgtcCTCTTGTTGGTATACCCATATTTTATGACTTTCAgctgttttttttctaaaaactatttatatcaaCGCgtgtaatattgtaaatacccacgcatatttttttattcattaaaaataacttctagacttttatcttatttaattagatcGAATCGATGCTTAAATACAACACGATACGCACCTATATCCGCTGCAGCGTGCAGGAGCTCAGCTAGAAGCTCAGGCTCATGGCATGCGATGGCGAGCCGCTCGTCCAGCCGTGCGTCGAGCCGCGCATCCAGCCGTGCGTCGAGCCGCGTGTCGAGCCGTGCATCGATCTCGGCTGGTGTGGCCTCCCGCAGCTGCAGCGCAACACCTTCCCCGCCGACCGCTGCGCTGTACATGAGCACGGCCCGCGGCGAGAACGTCGGCAGCGGCAATCGGGTTGTCGCGACCTACGACAACGTCACTTTTAGCATATGTGGGTTACcgactaataaataaaaaagcagtggtggctcagtggtgaggacctcggacttaatcACTAAGTCGgacaaaatcgataagtcggggttcgagacccggcgagcgtgcaggaaataaattgatttttcaatttatctgcgaatttggataacatcaccactgcttaaaacggtgaaggaaaacatcgtgaggaaaccggcatgtccgagaatcaaaagttcgacgacatgtgacatctgccaacacttggccagcgtggtagattatggcctgaaccctcataggaggcctgtgtcccaNNNNNNNNNNNNNNNNNNNNNNNNNNNNNNNNNNNNNNNNNNNNNNNNNNNNNNNNNNNNNNNNNNNNNNNNNNNNNNNNNNNNNNNNNNNNNNNNNNNNCATCcctattctaataaaataattttaagcgAGTGGTTTTAATTGAGTTTCAGAGCTCTTGAATAAATTACGTGTATACTATCTATCAGTTAATATGCCACATTATATGTGACTGCTGTCTCTGAACTATCAGGGACAGTATTGTCAAGTATGTTGCCCCTTACAGACAAGTAACGGATCAGAGAAGTCCAGTGGTACGAGCACAAGCGGCAGCGGAAGCGGGGACAGCTCGCCGCCGCGCACACCCCCCGCACCACCGCCGCCCCGACCCAAGCCTAAAGCCAGGCCTAAGGCTACTAATGCCGTGAGTATTAgatgctaatattatacattaatacatCCTTTGAATGCCTTTTAACGAATATTAAAACGATATAATGTAGCACATACGGAGTATAACTTGAATGAccatttaaactatatatgaaaataatatttgtattgtaaatgtgaCTAAATCATTCTTATATATGAAACGAAccaataaaaactatactagctctatactatactatactatactatatactagCTCGATAAATGTCGGAGTGTACCAAGACATAAAATATGACTGATTTAGAGCTACGACACCTACGCAGCGCTACGCCGCGTAGCAATGTAGTCTTATGTACACTTACTTACGTCTTATGTACCCGtcggttgcctggaagaaatggCTCATAGCCATAAGACCGccaattgtatacaaaatccTTTTTCAcagttattatgatatattttgtgttgtttgtgtatacaatgaagaataaataaataactaaattattctgtaaaatattttgccattaatttaatttattcaagaaACGTACGTTTATTCTATATCTATCTTAGTGATTTTTCTATAACAGCGTACCAACGATGgcgaattattaatttgacaaaatttagGGTGAAAACAATGAAGTCCGTGGGAAGATTGCGAGCTAGACGCCGAATTCTTATGCTAATCGGCTAATTGTGATACATCGCGGATCGGACTGGTCCACTGCGAAACATCAAATTAAATCGGGCATTCATCCTTTGTGCGCTAAATAATTCATCTGCGGCTCTCCCTCGTCCGCAGCCCGGCGTCCGGCGTCCTATGGACACACGTACCCGACGCGACGTGACTCCGATATCGTAACAGATTTGATTcgtaattttatttggttCAGTTGTTGGATAAATCGGAACTGCGTTTAGTAATATCGactgcaaataaatttaatagttaacACATAACCCGAATCTATTTTTCATGTACTCCGAGTTTTGCTTCATTGAAAGATAGGACATTACTATTTCTGTGTACGTCCTTTTCAATgctttattttactaaaacatAATAGAACGAGAGTGACTATCATCATTatctaatttacattttttctaaatacaacattattattattgatttgtattgttttccaCTTCTATATATCACGATTACTGACAgtagacataaataaaactacactCTTAACAAAATGCACTTCGTTAAATCAATTCGTATACAAATAATGGCTAACCCTTTGTTTACGCAATCAATGGTCTTTCCTCTCCCTCATAAAGCGGGTAGCAGGGGCTCACGATTCGCGACCGCTAATGCGAGCCACTATCACCTGTTTATAGCCCCAGATTACTAGTTTTGCAACTTACCACCTTACCAAACAGCTATAATTATTCCAAATGTAGTTTGATGGGATCTATAAATTGGTTACCGTGAGAATATTTACAAcacttttttgttaattatgtgaatgttaatattatatttaatagtaataccATCGTCTACTACACTTATactaatttttgtatgaaaaagaTAAAGTTGGTACTATAAAGCGTTATTGAGCATAACCTCCTTTTTATATAGTCTTCATTTTAAGATTTTGCATCGATTAttcacatttcaatttatgcGTGTTCCAAAATGTATTCACTTTCTAATACCGAGCTCATCAAAGTTAGCAAAAGCGGTATGTGTTCTGTAATCCGATCtcgttaaaattttgattagaAATTACTCATTCATTAAGTAAGGCTTCATCGGAACCGCAGTAAAGAGCAATCGTGCGTGAATTAgtgattcaatattaataacatcagCAGACTATTGGCGTCAACACCAATAATAACGGAGCTCACCGGCGTGGTACTGTAACATAATTTCTTGGTGAAAATCGATGTCATGAATGACTGATGAGGGGTCGACATAAAACGGCCGTGTAACTACAGCGGCGGGCTTTATTAAAAGCACTCACTTTGATCGCGGGCTCGATTTGACGTCACCTGCAGGAAGCAATAAAGGACGACACAACGCAGGTTCATAATTACAAACGACCCGACGCAGTTATGTTCACAACATATTGACAGCGGTATGCCTTTGAACGAAATAAATCCGCTTTATGCTACTTCATTACGGGGTAGTAAATGACAAATTCGCGttcataattgaaaaataattatgcgaCAACGTGGTCGCTTCTGTTCGCTCGTCTATTTAGTTTATgtattccattaaaatatgtcTGTTTTTCGATGAAGCAATGTTTTAAACCATATCactacataaaatatcataactaTATACTAATTAAGACGATTACACAATTTTAATCTCTAAAGAAAGCTGTACAAGAACtgtaatttatgaatgtttcaAAGATATAGTTTAGCACACACATAACCAACAAAACGGTGAgaataaaaaacgtaaaaataacCTGAAAGAATCCTCTTTATATCAACAAATGTaccaaaaaacataaaatggtGTAAAAGCTCGGCACCTGCGGTCGTTCAATAAGAGTAGATTGAGCAGGAATGGCCGCCTCTGCGGTCTGCAATTTCTACTCAACGCCCACAAATTGCATTTTGCCGCTTTCTTAAAGCTGTAACACATCgaaaatattagaatttatttgtgGCTATAAAATTCGCCGTCTTGCGCTTACGATAAATTTTCAAGTAGACAGTATTAAAAACCATAAACTTCGCTTGCATTGCAAGTCTATAtgcgaatataaatatacatcatTATGTCATTGTTGTTAGGAGTTCTTCtaaattatgtgtattttgcttcttgaatgatattttaataattacctaCCTATCAAAAtacttcttatttaattttattgataaatattataaatgaatagcaattaaaattttttcgcATCATAAAGCttcttgtatattttgaaaataccCTGAACGTAACAAATCGATTCGTAGCGTACTTTGGAActtgttaaaaattgtttatgaatatttttataaaagaaacaccGTGGCGTGTAACTTTTTCGCACCTTTTAAGTCCTCGAAAAGTTAGACGATTCCAATTTGATTCGTTCCAACTGTCGGAAAgatgtgaatattttattgacgtTCCATATTTCCCTTCACAACAAGAAAGAAAAGTTTTCATACCAATATAAGcggtataaaaacattataccCTTATATATTGTTTGCTATTATTAATCGAATGTCTCTCTTGAGCAACAActagaattttaatataacttaacaGCTTTCTcctctttatatattaacacaaGTCATTTGAAAAGTGACTGAGAAAAAGGTTAAAGGCAATAATTGCCAATAGATAAAAACGCTTATAACGTTTCTAATTAATCATTCATACAAGCTAAAAAGCGTAACCCCAATTAcgatttgaaaattgtaaCTTTTGACTGTCGTCTTGAGCTTTGCCTACTCCGCTAATGTGACGTCAGAATGTCGTCCTTCCCCCTGCGTATCGCACGCAAGCACTCCATTAATAATGCAGGGTGACAACGACGCAGGTGGCGCAAGGAGCCGTTCCACCGATAAACGGCCCGATGCATAATTGAAGACGTCTGCCTTCTATCGCTTACGTGACTACCACTGAATCTCTAGCGCAATATTCACCCTATTGGTTAAATATGGATGATTAGCTTTAACTCGAATTTATGGCGGTCTATTTACAATTGTCCTTTTTTCTCAAAGAAGTCCTATATTTGTATCACATTTCTTAAGGATGCGTTGTTAAAGTTGACTTTGATGTTTATATTAGATGAGTTAGATTATAACTAGATTTGTTAGTACTTATCTGAATTGCCTGCCTTTATAAGGCTTAACATAATTTAGAATAGAAGTGTACACGTGATATGTATTAATCCGTAACTACTAAGCAACAAAGTCTAATTGCCTAAGTGTGTCTCAAGTGGGTATTATTCAAAGGTGGAAAATAACTGAACAAACGTTAACTAATTAACAGGTAACGCAACCTGATATTCAACTTTAACAGAGCTTTtctgatttcattaaaaattaattaaattgtgataTAATTATGTCTCAGCCtcattttctaataataaatcagaAAATCACTATTATACTAAGACGCTAAgctataaattgaaaaaatgttcataaatCGTCAAAAATAATCATGATAGAGATTCTAAAATACGTTCTCATCTTTTCGTGTTATACCCGGTTTTGGTCAAGTGTTGTTggattatctttatataaattgtatattgatGATGAAAAgcttcaatataatatactaatatctATGGTACCGCATAGCGTGACCTCTATTACCGACTTGCGACCTCTCACCTAGCCACGTGGCGCACCCATTGTTAATGTCTTGTGAGCTCAATTCCTATACCATAACACACTATGACTGCATTAAAACGCCACGCTTCTGTTACAATAGGAAGTTTATGCTAACGTATTCAAGCTGCATGAAATTGTCCCTTACGGTTTGACCcctaaaatctatattaacatttgaaccttaagcaaaaataatataatagataaacagATGCTTtttggtataaaatattacaaataccgAATTTTAGttgattgaaaaaaatgagaaatcagaaataaattcaaattaatttttttttcaaaggtCATCAAGTAACGTGAAATATATCGTATATATCGTTTCGTTAACTGTGTCGACATTATTcttcaaaaatgaaattttactaaatattttaagaaaaattacgtattttccatttacatcaataaactttaaaattaaatgttagaaATATGATAAAGTTTATGATAAAgtaaacacttttttttttcaacaaaattgtttaaaatcgaTACATTTTATCGAACAATCaagtaattgtaattatttttcttctaatGCAAAAATAcgatctattttattaaaacacccCATATCCaccttaatttattatttttattaactccTTGATCTCCTATTGGAATTGTAAACTTTCACACGATCGTTTTAGCACACCAGCTGCTGCTAATTTCTATTTAGCAAATAGATCTTATTCGCCTTTGATTTCTCATCTAGTGTGAATACATTATTATGCATATGCAAATCACAAGCGATACATTCCCGTCACCCATTGTTGCTGGACTGGTCATTTTATCTTACATTTCGCGAGTTCAAAACATCAAATCGAGGGGTCATCTCTTCGATATCTTTCCCATACATTGTACAATCATTCCATGTTTGTGAATCGTGAGATCAACACCCTGGAGCTTGATAAAGTACGCTAATTTTATAAGacttatattaatgtttcacTTTTTCTTGCTAAGATTGATTACATTTACTCGTGCTGATATAAACTTGTGCCTATAATGGATTGGATCACGCAACTGTTTCAAACACCCACATTTGCTAAACCTAGGGTAAGTCTTCTGCGTATCTTAACTATTGTTATACTATTTCAACACCACAATTGCAATAAATCGACTGATAATCATTATTACaagtacaaattaaataattacgcaatataaaataataaatgagtatACGCTTTTAATCCTATTAAGTTGATCTAGTATGCGACATTTGAACTCGTATAAACTTCCAAGTGCACTAGAAAGCGTGAACAAACTAAAACTTTGTACGATATGAACTAAAGAAACTTGTTAATGTTGATTTAAAACCTAAAATGGGAGCATACAGAAAATTTCAGTCCAAGGAACGACTTAACTGCTGTACAAGTGTGATATATGGCAAAAACGCTGTACCACCGCCGCCCGCCCGCTCCGAACATCTGCACCTACCGCGCATTAACCTAACGAGCTGCCCTAATGGCACCCGTTAGGGCTACCATACGCTAAAAAacttcaaatcaaataaattacgcTCCCGACCCACTTTACAGACGTATCTCTAAAGGCATCAGTCACCTGGCAACTCTTATTTGTTGCAATAAAACATGACAACATGATaaatgatttgtttgtttattgtttgttattaagcAGTAGTTTTTGGGCGTAAGGATGAATGAAAcgcatttaaatgaaatatatttgtaagaatATTAAGAATGTGTATCTGATATgacacttatatttataactaggtTTTCGTCCAGGTGTTGAAGACTTACTTAATCTTTCACTTACTTACTTGATTGCAATGCAATGCGAGTAATATAAGAACATTATGAAGGGGCTTTAGTAACTAAAGCATCTCCTCAGTACTAacttatattatcttattatgatGATAAGTCAATAATGATCAGTCAATAATGacagatttaatataatataacaaactcaaaaacaTACTTAAATCATTTAAGCAATTTGACATACTCCGCTGATCCAAAAATACATGATAGTCGTTGCTAAAGAAAAcccgaaaaaaaaattgtctacattactacaaaaaaaatcataaatcgGGCATGATTGATAATGGCGTTCTTGTATGAACTTAGACCTCTATTTGAAAATGTCTAACAAAtctttttattgctttacaatttaaagaaacattCGAGAATTTTAAGCTGTTCCAGAACATCAGATGACGCCCATACTGTAGGATGCGTGAAAAAGTCAAATGTCGTATACATGTGATGTAATTATGGCGAAATTAAACTAACACATTTCGGGTTTATCGAccatattgaaaaaaaaatatattttttaattcataaatcattgcatttaatatacattatcatAACTTTTGAATCACCCcttgtaaataattagtattttgttaatacCAATATGTCGTTTTTTTCTATCTATATTAgctaattattaaatctagTTACATTATATGGCAAGCTAATTAAGTAACTTTCATGACACACGCGTTAGAATccagttttaaaatttcattcagcGCGCTAGGAAATTCTAGTTTGACATTGCCGCGGTGCGACGGACGTCCAcaactaattaaaattctaCGTGAATGAATAACTGCACTGCACAACTTGCACTTTGTGgtaaattatactaataaatacagcaacattttgtttaaatagttACCTTGTAGTTATTCTCGtttcttattttgtatttgcaatttacatttaacttTCTTCCTTTTTAAGTCAGCCGAGATTAGGGAAagtccatcaaaatccattaatTACCCTGCAAAATTATTAACGAGCTGTTCGAGATCGAAAGTTTATCCCCAAATTAGAAAGTGCGTAATAAGTTGGTAAATCTTTTAAGGTTATCGTTAAATTCACAGACGCAGCAGGGAAGTCCAAAATGTGGGAGTGGCACCGCTGCGAGCGGCACGCCAAGCAATGCGACAAGCGTGGGCGGGAGCGGGATTCGGTCGAGCGACATCAAACCAGTCGAATGCAATCTTTGTCACcgaaaattcaaaaatattcccGCTCTCAACGGACATATGCGACTGCACGgtggatattttaaaaaggtaCATCAATTTCGCTCCTATGCATATACACTTAATTCATAAGAATATATCTCTTAACTGTTGTACAGGATTCGGACAATAAGAAGTTAGATAAAAAGGAATCAACCGGACCCCCACTACAAACAGCGTCTGTTTCTGTAAGAGCGCTGATAGAAGAAAAAATCATTAGTCGTCGGGGAGCTACAACGACTACACAGCCAATAGGTAAACtttgaaaacttttaattctttgtATAGTATTTTTCTAGTTgtaataacaaagaaaatgaTTACAGGTGTTACAGTAGATACGTCATCTCGTTCAGGATTTGCCACACCAGCACCACCACCCCTATCAAATATACGTTCATCATCAACGTCTCCAGCCTCACCTGTTACAACATCGGTACATTTTGTATCGCCAAAAGCCCCGCCAGCTGTCACTTTTGCTAACAATGCTACTTCTAATCCTTCAGTTCATAGAGATTCAACTCTTATTGAACTTTTAAAGAAAGGAAACAGTAAGGTATGTAAAAACGTAATAGAAATATGaagttaaaattgtaaaaagttctaaattaagtataattttctttcagGTTGTAAAGCGCTCTGCATCAGATCCAGGACAGTCATCGCCACAACAGGATTTCACTTTTCGACCTGAATTATTTGGAGTGTCATTTAATTCAGATGACGGATACTTTTCACCCGCCCTTAACGAAGATACCTTCCAATTCGCTACGACCGCTGATCAGCTAGAGGAACTAGCGTCGCTAGAAGATTATGCAACCGTAGCGGCATCAATTCATGAGCGATCACCAGTCACGTTCCCGTCCAATCGCCGTTTGGCTGCCGTACTAAATTCACCATTACCAGAATCATTAGCCGATTTCGGAGCTTGTCACGGTGGGCCTGCTATAACATCGCCTGGTATTCCAGGATATACAGAAAATTCTCCGAGCCTTTCTTATGGTGATTCGCCTGGTTTAGCTTACACTGCTGCATCTCCAAGTGGAGGTTACTCAACGCATCCGACACCGTCCCCTAGTTTAGCTTATCCCACACCTCCTGCATCGCAAGATGCTCAATCACCGGCACATTCTGTCCCAAGAGCTTCATCACCACTTACAGCTGCATTTTTTACTGCAACAATGTCTAGTCAAGAAGAGGTAACcacatatattcatttaatataataaagtcacATATTCTAGCACTGTTCAGTTCGCAGGAAAATAacgtcattatttaattttaggttGAAGAAGCTCTCGAAGAAGTTTTGCCGGAGGAGTGTCGATCATTAGATGCCTATACATTACAACCTTCACCGACAGCTCGGCGCATGATGCTTAATTCTGAAGATCCTCTCCTATCGAGTAGCCCACGAGATTTTCCTCATCAAAGATCAACACGACGTCATAATCGTTCAATGACACCGGTTTCTACATCACTTCAGCAATGGCAATCTGACCATAACTCTCTTCAAGTGCGTGATATTTATCAGattatatctatgtatgttatattttcgGGATGAAATAGCATCTATACGTTAATATTCTCCTATAAAGGTATGCGTGGAAGGTCGAGATCCAGTACCAGCGGTCTTCCTGAGTCCAAATAGTATACCAGCGTCACCACAACGGCGAAAAAGAAAAG is drawn from Zerene cesonia ecotype Mississippi chromosome 8, Zerene_cesonia_1.1, whole genome shotgun sequence and contains these coding sequences:
- the LOC119828729 gene encoding transcriptional-regulating factor 1-like, yielding MWGQYCQVCCPLQTSNGSEKSSGTSTSGSGSGDSSPPRTPPAPPPPRPKPKARPKATNATQQGSPKCGSGTAASGTPSNATSVGGSGIRSSDIKPVECNLCHRKFKNIPALNGHMRLHGGYFKKDSDNKKLDKKESTGPPLQTASVSVRALIEEKIISRRGATTTTQPIGVTVDTSSRSGFATPAPPPLSNIRSSSTSPASPVTTSVHFVSPKAPPAVTFANNATSNPSVHRDSTLIELLKKGNSKVVKRSASDPGQSSPQQDFTFRPELFGVSFNSDDGYFSPALNEDTFQFATTADQLEELASLEDYATVAASIHERSPVTFPSNRRLAAVLNSPLPESLADFGACHGGPAITSPGIPGYTENSPSLSYGDSPGLAYTAASPSGGYSTHPTPSPSLAYPTPPASQDAQSPAHSVPRASSPLTAAFFTATMSSQEEVEEALEEVLPEECRSLDAYTLQPSPTARRMMLNSEDPLLSSSPRDFPHQRSTRRHNRSMTPVSTSLQQWQSDHNSLQVCVEGRDPVPAVFLSPNSIPASPQRRKRKASPAGPYRSRMRRVTSHYTPQPMLQPDRDGPGLYVDLLNGLSNSEVDVLAQFEDNQKPQINIGPEHQADIPELCNDRIDLHRVPEQLLWDPGINDALDDNEVRMFMELAMCAAMPVGGHSRESALQTLGECGGDVRAATLRLMARPSPAPRDPRWAPHELEAFLAGLAHFDKDFYRIADLIRTKDSKQCVQFYYFWKKVTKDYKTLYLRSWSDSQPTQGSLGQPLAPALATSPSFEGEEFPCKICGKVFNKVKSRSAHMKSHRPLDAEPKRPKLEKPYEKVERSDDRSQATTEYQNKTPTQ